One genomic segment of [Phormidium] sp. ETS-05 includes these proteins:
- a CDS encoding ATP-binding cassette domain-containing protein produces MFAVQAENLQKVYPVAIKKPGWQGTLRHFFRRTYTLVEAVKGVSFHIEPGEVVGFLGPNGAGKTTTLKMLTGLIHPSGGKVEVAGHIPYRRQETFLHKITLVMGQKQQLIWDLPAVDSLKINAAVYNIPEAESRRRIGELTEMLSLQGKLNQPVRKLSLGERMKAELMAALLHEPQVLFLDEPTLGLDVNAQVAVREFLREYNRRTGATILLTSHYMADITELCDRVIVIHQGQLIYDGNLDSLIERFAPYREVVVELAHPLSPDKITQPDFFRAYGEVESVNGQSVRFLVRRSELTGAIGKILAELDILDLTITDPPVEEIIGRVFQTGSSDVSATVDK; encoded by the coding sequence ATGTTCGCAGTTCAAGCCGAAAATCTCCAGAAAGTTTACCCCGTCGCCATCAAAAAACCGGGATGGCAAGGGACATTGCGCCATTTTTTCCGGCGCACCTACACCCTTGTGGAAGCGGTTAAGGGGGTCTCGTTCCATATTGAACCGGGGGAAGTGGTAGGATTTTTGGGTCCCAACGGCGCCGGGAAAACCACCACTTTGAAAATGCTCACGGGTTTAATTCATCCCTCCGGGGGTAAAGTGGAGGTGGCGGGTCATATACCTTATCGCCGTCAAGAGACTTTTTTGCACAAAATCACTTTGGTGATGGGGCAAAAACAGCAGTTAATTTGGGATTTGCCTGCAGTTGATTCTCTCAAGATTAATGCAGCGGTGTATAATATCCCGGAAGCCGAGAGCCGTCGCCGCATCGGAGAATTGACGGAAATGCTATCTTTGCAAGGGAAGCTAAATCAACCGGTGCGGAAATTGTCTTTGGGGGAGCGGATGAAAGCGGAGTTGATGGCGGCGTTGCTCCACGAACCCCAGGTGTTGTTTTTAGATGAGCCGACTTTGGGTTTAGATGTGAATGCTCAGGTAGCTGTGCGGGAGTTTCTGCGGGAGTATAATCGCCGCACCGGGGCAACAATTTTGCTGACAAGTCACTATATGGCGGATATTACGGAGTTGTGCGATCGGGTGATTGTCATCCACCAAGGACAGCTCATTTATGACGGTAATCTTGATAGTTTAATCGAGCGGTTTGCTCCCTATCGGGAGGTAGTAGTAGAACTGGCCCATCCTTTGTCTCCCGATAAAATCACTCAGCCGGATTTTTTCCGTGCTTACGGTGAAGTAGAATCGGTAAATGGTCAGTCGGTGCGGTTTCTCGTGCGGCGATCGGAGCTGACCGGAGCGATCGGCAAAATTCTCGCCGAATTAGACATCCTCGACCTCACCATCACCGACCCCCCCGTAGAAGAAATTATCGGTCGTGTTTTTCAAACTGGCTCCTCTGATGTTTCCGCAACCGTTGACAAATGA
- a CDS encoding DUF1156 domain-containing protein, whose amino-acid sequence MEYEQLTLFPIGDNIEEPAKPEYLESAAPNKSDNGKNLITLALPSRTISIEGTAERYGHGQTPHSMHVWWGRRPLSAMRAIILATLAKVESGKTRAELLNLCDAVAKFQPYPKTAIDKASSVLGKDKSVVDLFGGGGTISLEAAKLGCQAISVELNPLATFVEKTLLVYSQKVTNLSQLVEDWGKILLNQLKADTEELWNGGVNGGQPASYFWARGISCPNCGLNIPVKPLFLLKSRPQEKVYASSDTSSRNQVIYN is encoded by the coding sequence ATGGAATATGAACAGCTCACATTATTTCCCATAGGCGATAACATTGAGGAGCCAGCCAAACCTGAATATCTGGAATCGGCTGCCCCAAACAAATCAGACAATGGGAAAAATTTAATTACCCTGGCACTGCCATCACGAACTATCAGTATAGAAGGCACTGCCGAAAGATATGGGCATGGCCAGACCCCTCACAGTATGCACGTGTGGTGGGGACGGCGCCCTCTCAGTGCCATGCGAGCGATTATTTTGGCCACATTAGCCAAAGTTGAATCGGGAAAAACCAGGGCAGAATTGTTAAACCTCTGTGATGCTGTAGCCAAATTTCAGCCCTATCCGAAAACTGCTATAGATAAGGCGAGTTCCGTACTGGGAAAAGATAAATCTGTTGTGGATTTATTTGGCGGTGGCGGCACAATATCTTTAGAAGCAGCAAAGCTCGGTTGTCAGGCAATTTCCGTAGAATTAAACCCCCTGGCTACTTTTGTAGAAAAAACTTTACTGGTTTACAGCCAGAAAGTGACTAATCTCTCTCAACTGGTGGAAGATTGGGGAAAAATCCTCCTCAATCAGCTAAAAGCCGATACTGAAGAATTATGGAATGGTGGGGTTAATGGAGGGCAGCCAGCCTCGTATTTTTGGGCGAGAGGTATCTCCTGTCCTAACTGTGGGTTAAATATCCCAGTCAAACCTCTATTTTTGCTCAAATCTCGCCCGCAAGAAAAAGTTTACGCTTCGTCTGATACCAGTAGCAGAAACCAAGTCATTTACAACTGA
- a CDS encoding ABC-2 family transporter protein, with product MRIFRIITTFLSVYYAYMVEYRAELILWVLSGSLPIILMGIWTQAASSGEFGLSSIEFARYFIAVFFVRQINVVWVIWEFEKEVVEGKLSPKLLQPLDPGWHHLLSHSAERGARFPFIFGLVLLFFTLYPEAAWLPSLPNFLVALFVAILGFFFRFLIQYTFAMFSFWMERATAIEQFWFLLYIFMSGLIAPLEVFPERVREIIMWTPFPYFIHFPAAILIGLPENVGRGLLVMFIWSAVIFACNRWLWRRGLRHYSGMGA from the coding sequence ATGCGCATTTTCAGAATCATCACAACTTTCCTCAGCGTTTACTACGCCTACATGGTGGAATACCGAGCTGAACTCATATTGTGGGTACTATCCGGCTCGCTTCCCATCATCCTGATGGGTATCTGGACTCAAGCCGCCAGCAGCGGTGAATTTGGCCTCAGTTCCATTGAATTTGCCCGGTATTTTATCGCCGTCTTTTTCGTGCGCCAGATTAATGTTGTTTGGGTGATTTGGGAATTTGAGAAAGAAGTAGTGGAAGGGAAACTATCACCTAAACTACTCCAACCTTTAGACCCGGGTTGGCATCATCTCCTTTCTCACTCCGCCGAACGGGGGGCCCGCTTCCCCTTTATCTTTGGGTTGGTTTTACTATTTTTTACCCTCTATCCTGAAGCCGCATGGCTCCCCAGTTTGCCTAACTTTTTGGTAGCTTTATTCGTGGCAATTTTGGGATTCTTTTTCCGGTTTTTGATTCAATACACCTTCGCCATGTTCAGTTTTTGGATGGAACGCGCTACCGCGATCGAGCAGTTTTGGTTTTTGCTCTATATATTCATGTCTGGACTGATTGCCCCCTTAGAAGTCTTCCCCGAAAGAGTGCGCGAAATCATCATGTGGACGCCTTTTCCCTACTTCATCCACTTTCCCGCCGCCATCCTCATCGGACTTCCGGAAAATGTGGGTCGGGGTTTACTCGTTATGTTCATTTGGAGTGCAGTAATTTTCGCCTGTAACCGCTGGCTCTGGCGGCGTGGTTTGCGGCATTATTCCGGTATGGGAGCCTAG
- a CDS encoding HindIII family type II restriction endonuclease: protein MSDENVWQIVAEICRDKELSKNKLGSLRDRLSPSPWQPSAIQKRLQSAGVIPEMYDHDSAEEKLYAKYCEILVSESFKAMGFRSDVIETTSDRADFWLESTGEGAPYKAVGDVKAFRLSRTALNPKDYKIEAINKWRQSAKADYAFIVAPHTHFPGDTSRLY from the coding sequence GTGAGTGATGAAAATGTATGGCAGATAGTTGCCGAAATTTGTCGAGATAAAGAATTGAGCAAAAATAAGCTCGGTAGCTTGCGCGATCGGCTCAGTCCTAGTCCTTGGCAACCATCTGCCATCCAAAAACGACTGCAATCTGCGGGAGTCATTCCCGAAATGTACGACCACGATTCCGCCGAAGAGAAACTTTATGCCAAATACTGCGAAATTCTCGTTTCTGAGTCTTTCAAAGCAATGGGATTTCGGTCTGATGTTATAGAAACCACCAGTGACCGGGCGGATTTTTGGCTAGAAAGTACAGGAGAAGGTGCGCCATATAAAGCGGTAGGCGATGTCAAGGCATTTAGATTGAGTAGGACCGCTCTCAATCCTAAAGATTACAAAATCGAAGCAATTAATAAGTGGCGCCAGTCAGCAAAGGCGGATTATGCTTTTATTGTGGCTCCCCATACTCACTTTCCTGGGGATACCAGTAGGCTGTATTAG
- the recF gene encoding DNA replication/repair protein RecF (All proteins in this family for which functions are known are DNA-binding proteins that assist the filamentation of RecA onto DNA for the initiation of recombination or recombinational repair.) gives MFLKTLNLRFFRNYKQQQVEFQAPKTIVVGDNAQGKTNLLEAVGLLSTLKSSRSGRDRELVMMDEAAGQITGYLQRHSGIELSLTLRSNGRRTCAVNRENCRRQIDFLGILNTVQFSSVDLELVRGSPEQRRSWIDSVLVQLEPVYAHLLQQYNKVLRQRNALLKELRQSQGDKGSREVIRSENVNGQLAVWDAQLAAVGVQVSRRRARALARLAPLAQTWHAAISGKTEVLDIHYLPNVEAMQEPAIRDDPDRGQQEFLAKLHSYAHIEQYQGTTVVGPHRDDIAFALNQQSAKQYGSGGQQRTLVLALKLAELKLIETVVGEPPILLLDDVLAELDPNRQHQLFEAIQERFQSIITTTHVTGFDQNWLADSQILTVKSGNIELVRNQ, from the coding sequence ATGTTTTTAAAAACGCTAAATTTAAGATTTTTTAGAAATTACAAGCAGCAACAGGTAGAATTTCAAGCGCCTAAAACTATTGTGGTAGGTGATAATGCGCAGGGGAAAACTAATTTGCTGGAAGCGGTGGGGTTGCTATCGACCCTGAAGAGTAGCCGCAGCGGACGCGATCGAGAATTGGTGATGATGGACGAAGCCGCCGGACAAATTACCGGTTATTTACAGCGCCACAGCGGTATAGAACTATCCTTGACTCTGCGTAGCAATGGACGGCGTACCTGCGCTGTCAATAGGGAAAATTGCCGCCGTCAGATAGATTTTTTAGGCATTCTCAACACGGTGCAGTTTTCCAGTGTCGATTTGGAATTAGTGCGGGGCAGTCCCGAACAGCGTCGCAGTTGGATTGACAGTGTTTTGGTGCAATTAGAGCCAGTTTATGCTCACCTATTACAACAGTATAACAAAGTTTTACGCCAGCGCAATGCCTTATTAAAAGAATTGCGCCAATCTCAAGGAGATAAGGGGTCAAGAGAGGTGATTCGCAGTGAAAATGTGAATGGGCAACTAGCGGTATGGGATGCGCAATTAGCCGCTGTAGGAGTGCAGGTGAGCCGTCGCCGCGCTCGCGCTCTGGCACGTTTGGCGCCTCTGGCTCAAACTTGGCACGCCGCTATTAGCGGGAAAACCGAAGTTCTGGATATCCATTATTTGCCCAATGTGGAAGCAATGCAGGAACCAGCAATTAGAGACGACCCCGATCGAGGACAGCAGGAATTTTTAGCCAAATTGCACTCATATGCTCATATAGAACAATATCAAGGCACCACAGTAGTAGGCCCACATCGGGACGATATTGCTTTTGCTTTAAATCAGCAAAGTGCTAAACAATATGGGTCTGGCGGCCAACAACGCACCCTAGTTTTAGCGCTGAAACTGGCGGAACTGAAATTGATTGAAACTGTGGTGGGGGAACCTCCCATCCTCTTGCTGGATGATGTGCTAGCGGAATTAGACCCAAATCGGCAACACCAGCTTTTTGAGGCGATTCAAGAGCGGTTTCAGAGTATAATTACTACGACTCATGTAACTGGTTTTGACCAAAATTGGCTCGCAGACTCTCAAATCCTCACGGTGAAATCGGGGAATATAGAGTTGGTTAGAAACCAATAA
- the cutA gene encoding divalent-cation tolerance protein CutA, with product MKIYYVTLNTAEEARKISLELLEQRLAACTNWFPISCAYRWEGKIVEEPETVLIIKTQAGYREEIEKVIHQYVSWTNLIAEIPIESVNQGFFNWLAEEVPMKEINQADVLN from the coding sequence ATGAAAATCTACTATGTAACTCTGAATACCGCCGAAGAAGCCAGGAAAATCAGTCTAGAATTGCTAGAACAGAGGCTGGCAGCCTGCACTAACTGGTTTCCCATTAGTTGCGCTTACCGGTGGGAAGGCAAAATCGTGGAAGAACCAGAAACGGTGTTAATCATTAAAACTCAGGCGGGGTATCGAGAAGAAATCGAGAAAGTAATTCACCAATATGTCTCCTGGACTAATTTGATTGCGGAAATTCCCATTGAATCAGTGAATCAGGGATTTTTTAACTGGCTGGCTGAGGAGGTGCCGATGAAAGAGATTAATCAAGCTGATGTATTGAATTAG